In one Rutidosis leptorrhynchoides isolate AG116_Rl617_1_P2 chromosome 8, CSIRO_AGI_Rlap_v1, whole genome shotgun sequence genomic region, the following are encoded:
- the LOC139863115 gene encoding mediator of RNA polymerase II transcription subunit 16-like isoform X2 yields the protein MSASSGPVNNNKDSEEEFSSSGATPVTATPVTDPSDGPIVVTDSGGAGDDTDMVDKGGGTAGDPMDEDNVNPATVFCIRLKQPRSNLLYKMSVPELCRNFSAVAWCGKLNAIACASETCARIPSSNANPPFWIPIHIVIPERPTESTVFNVIADSPRDSVQFIEWSPSSCPRALLIANFHGRITIWTQPSHGSDSLVQDASCWQRAHEWRQDIAVVTKWLSGVSPYRWLSSRSSTSTKSTFEEKFLSQQPQTPAGWPNFLCVCSVFSSGSIQLHWSQWSSNRSVTSKWFCTSKGLLGAGPSGIMAADAIVTDSGALHVAGVPIVNPSTVVVWEVSPGPGNGFQATPKTTTSNGIPPSLNPPVWDGFASLASYLFSWQEYLFLEAKQGKKQTEQDYSDMIALHCSPVSNFSAYVSPEASAQSAATTTWGSGVTAVAFDPTCGGSVIAIVIVEGQYMSPYDPDEGPSITGWRVQRWESSLEPVVLHPIFGNPTSSFGGQPPMQTVWVTKVNKSIPATDHFKTNQTGGITGLASEGLNASDSDTEKAKRVVFDPFDLPSDVRTLARIVYSAHGGEVAVAFLRGGVHIFSGSSFTAVDNYQINVVSAIASPAFSSTSCCSATVWHDTIRDCTMLKIVRVLPPAVSSSQVKTNSSTWERAIAERFWWSLMVGVDWWDAVGCTQSAAEDGIVSLNNVIAVLDADFHSLPSTQHRQQYGPGLDRIKCRLLEGTNAQEVRAMVLDMQARLLLDMLGKGIESALINPSALVVEPWLASGETLNSLDHESMAVDPALVLNVQAYVDAVLDLASHFITRLRRYASFCRTLASHAVTAGTSGNRNMVVSPTQSAGTPGPAQGGQNGTASSTTSTPIQAWVQGAIAKISSTSDGPTTAPSPVTGPSTFMPISINTGTFPGTPAVRLIGDCHFLHRLCQLLLFCFFFRRIHLPRFLGAPQRNPDSAVNKPHPGAVGKVEEISSGPTKVPSSLGRSDELTVSRVSQVGSGAKGSEDGPGNRSRYGSGNAGQGYTFDEVGSSNIQVRLHYIDGNYTVLPEVVEASLGPHMQNMPRPRGADAAGLLLRELELHPPAEEWHRRNTFGGPWSDPDDLGPDDSSRMNTSTDPASFSSADSGDVHHEAQRLWPKRRRMSERDAAFGLNTSVGLGAYLGIMGSRRDVVTAVWKTGLEGVWYKCIRCLRQTSAFNSQQGGNGNTSTQNERETWWISRWVHGCPMCGGTWVRVV from the exons ATGAGTGCCTCTTCTGGCCCTGTTAATAATAACAAAGACTCCGAAGAAGAATTTTCATCATCTGGTGCTACACCTGTCACTGCTACACCTGTTACTGATCCTTCTGACGGTCCTATTGTTGTTACTGATTCCGGTGGTGCTGGAGACGATACTGATATGGTGGATAAAGGTGGTGGAACTGCCGGAGATCCGATGGATGAGGATAACGTTAATCCGGCGACGGTGTTTTGCATTAGGCTTAAACAGCCTAGGTCTAATTTGTTGTATAAAATGAGTGTTCCTGAACTCTGTCGTAATTTTAG TGCCGTTGCGTGGTGTGGAAAGCTAAATGCCATAGCATGTGCATCAGAGACTTGTGCACGTATACCGAG TTCTAATGCAAATCCACCATTTTGGATTCCAATACATATCGTGATCCCTGAACGACCTACCGAGTCAACCGTATTTAATGTCATAGCAG ATTCTCCACGTGATTCAGTTCAGTTTATTGAATGGTCGCCTTCGTCTTGCCCTCGTGCCTTGCTAATTGCTAATTTTCATGGGCGGATAACTATATGGACACAACCTTCACAT GGATCAGATAGCTTGGTTCAGGATGCTAGCTGTTGGCAGCGGGCTCATGAGTGGCGGCAGGATATCGCAGTTGTTACAAAGTGGCTATCTGGGGTGTCTCCT tataggTGGCTTTCCTCAAGATCAAGTACTTCTACAAAGTCAACATTTGAAGAAAAGTTTCTATCACAACAACCTCAAACTCCAG CTGGATGGCCAAACTTTCTTTGTGTATGCTCTGTCTTCTCTTCTGGATCAATTCAGCTTCACTGGTCTCAATGGTCATCAAACCGTAGTGTCACATCTAAATGGTTTTGTACAAGTAAAGGTCTTTTAGGAGCTGGACCTAGTGGCATAATGGCGGCCGATGCAATAGTTACAGATTCCGGCGCCTTGCATGTAGCCGGAGTTCCAATTGTAAACCCGTCTACCGTTGTTGTATGGGAGGTTAGCCCGGGTCCCGGTAATGGATTCCAAGCCACTCCAAAAACTACTACAAGCAATGGGATCCCGCCTTCACTTAATCCACCTGTATGGGACGGGTTTGCATCGTTGGCCTCGTACTTGTTTAGCTGGCAGGAGTATTTGTTTTTAGAAGCTAAACAAGGGAAGAAACAGACAGAACAAGATTATAGTGACATGATTGCACTTCATTGTTCTCCTGTTTCGAATTTTTCTGCGTATGTGAGTCCTGAAGCTTCGGCTCAGTCTGCAGCAACAACTACTTGGGGTTCGGGTGTCACAGCGGTTGCGTTTGACCCGACTTGTGGTGGGTCTGTAATTGCTATTGTGATTGTTGAAG GGCAGTACATGTCTCCTTATGACCCAGATGAGGGCCCTTCAATTACTGGTTGGAGAGTTCAACGCTGGGAATCCTCTTTAGAACCCGTTGTTCTGCATCCCATATTTGGTAATCCCACATCCAGTTTTGGTGGTCAACCACCCATGCAAACGGTATGGgtcacaaaagtcaacaaaagcatCCCAGCCACCGATCATTTCAAAACCAACCAAACAGGTGGTATCACAGGTTTAGCTTCCGAGGGTCTAAACGCATCCGATTCCGACACTGAGAAGGCAAAACGGGTAGTTTTTGACCCATTCGATTTACCAAGTGATGTTAGAACTCTTGCACGTATAGTCTATTCTGCTCATGGCGGTGAAGTTGCTGTTGCTTTTTTACGAGGTGGGGTCCACATCTTTTCTGGGTCTAGTTTTACAGCTGTGGACAACTATCAGATCAATGTTGTTTCTGCAATTGCTTCTCCTGCGTTTTCCTCTACAAGTTGCTGTTCTGCTACTGTTTGGCATGATACAATCAGGGATTGCACTATGTTGAAGATAGTTCGTGTTCTTCCTCCTGCTGTTTCAAGCAGTCAAGTGAAAACGAACTCCTCAACATGGGAACGTGCAATTGCAGAAAG GTTTTGGTGGAGTCTTATGGTTGGAGTTGATTGGTGGGATGCTGTAGGCTGTACGCAGAGTGCTGCTGAGGATGGCATTG TTTCACTAAACAATGTGATCGCGGTTCTGGACGCGGATTTTCATTCTCTTCCTTCCACTCAGCACAGACAGCAATATGGCCCT GGATTAGACAGGATAAAATGCAGACTATTAGAAGGTACAAATGCACAGGAAGTAAGAGCAATGGTGCTTGATATGCAAGCAAGACTATTACTAGATATGTTAGGAAAAGGAATAGAATCGGCTTTGATTAATCCTTCAGCTCTAGTAGTTGAGCCATGGCTAGCATCTGGCGAGACATTAAACAGTCTTGACCATGAATCAATGGCTGTTGACCCTGCACTTGTGTTAAACGTCCAG GCATATGTTGATGCTGTGCTTGATTTAGCCTCACATTTCATTACACGCTTGCGTCGTTATGCCAGTTTTTGTCGTACACTGGCAAGTCATGCTGTAACTGCTGGTACAAGTGGTAACCGGAACATGGTGGTTAGTCCTACCCAAAGTGCTGGCACCCCTGGACCTGCACAGG GTGGTCAGAATGGTACTGCAAGTTCTACTACAAGTACTCCTATTCAAGCATGGGTACAAGGAGCTATTGCAAAGATCAGTAGCACTTCTGATGGGCCTACTACTGCTCCCAGCCCAGTTACTGGCCCATCTACATTTATGCCCATAAGTATAAACACCGGAACCTTCCCAGGAACGCCAGCTGTCAGGCTTATCGGGGACTGCCATTTTCTTCATAGATTATGCCAACTTTTATTGTTTTGTTTTTTCTTTCGACGAATACACCTACCCCGGTTTCTAGGGGCTCCTCAAAGGAACCCTGATTCAGCTGTGAATAAACCTCATCCTGGTGCTGTTGGAAAGGTTGAAGAAATCAGCTCTGGTCCTACAAAAGTGCCTTCGAGTTTGGGTCGATCGGATGAGTTGACTGTTTCTCGGGTCAGTCAAGTTGGGTCAGGAGCAAAAGGGTCTGAAGATGGACCGGGAAATAGGTCTAGATATGGTTCTGGAAATGCTGGTCAAGGATACACATTCGACGAG GTAGGGAGCAGTAACATCCAAGTTCGTCTCCATTACATAGATGGAAACTACACCGTTTTACCAGAGGTTGTTGAAGCATCACTTGGCCCGCATATGCAG AATATGCCCCGGCCTAGAGGTGCAGATGCAGCCGGTTTGTTACTCAGAGAGTTAGAACTGCATCCTCCAGCTGAAGAATGGCATAGACGGAACACATTTGGTGGGCCCTGGTCTGACCCAGATGATTTGGGTCCTGATGATTCTTCAAGGATGAACACAAGTACGGATCCTGCTAGTTTCAGTTCAGCTGATAGTGGTGATGTTCATCATGAAGCCCAACGCTTGTGGCCAAAAAGACGAAGGATGTCAGAGAGAGATGCAGCTTTTGGGTTGAACACGTCAGTGGGGCTGGGAGCGTATCTTGGGATAATGGGGTCCCGCCGAGACGTGGTAACTGCTGTCTGGAAAACTGGTCTCGAAGGAGTCTGGTACAAG TGTATAAGATGTTTGCGGCAGACTTCGGCTTTTAATTCACAACAAGGTGGGAACGGTAACACATCTACTCAAAATGAGCGGGAAACGTGGTGGATCAGCCGCTGGGTTCATGGTTGTCCCATGTGTGGAGGGACTTGGGTTCGTGTTGTATAG
- the LOC139863115 gene encoding mediator of RNA polymerase II transcription subunit 16-like isoform X1, which translates to MSASSGPVNNNKDSEEEFSSSGATPVTATPVTDPSDGPIVVTDSGGAGDDTDMVDKGGGTAGDPMDEDNVNPATVFCIRLKQPRSNLLYKMSVPELCRNFSAVAWCGKLNAIACASETCARIPSSNANPPFWIPIHIVIPERPTESTVFNVIADSPRDSVQFIEWSPSSCPRALLIANFHGRITIWTQPSHGSDSLVQDASCWQRAHEWRQDIAVVTKWLSGVSPYRWLSSRSSTSTKSTFEEKFLSQQPQTPAGWPNFLCVCSVFSSGSIQLHWSQWSSNRSVTSKWFCTSKGLLGAGPSGIMAADAIVTDSGALHVAGVPIVNPSTVVVWEVSPGPGNGFQATPKTTTSNGIPPSLNPPVWDGFASLASYLFSWQEYLFLEAKQGKKQTEQDYSDMIALHCSPVSNFSAYVSPEASAQSAATTTWGSGVTAVAFDPTCGGSVIAIVIVEGQYMSPYDPDEGPSITGWRVQRWESSLEPVVLHPIFGNPTSSFGGQPPMQTVWVTKVNKSIPATDHFKTNQTGGITGLASEGLNASDSDTEKAKRVVFDPFDLPSDVRTLARIVYSAHGGEVAVAFLRGGVHIFSGSSFTAVDNYQINVVSAIASPAFSSTSCCSATVWHDTIRDCTMLKIVRVLPPAVSSSQVKTNSSTWERAIAERFWWSLMVGVDWWDAVGCTQSAAEDGIVSLNNVIAVLDADFHSLPSTQHRQQYGPGLDRIKCRLLEGTNAQEVRAMVLDMQARLLLDMLGKGIESALINPSALVVEPWLASGETLNSLDHESMAVDPALVLNVQAYVDAVLDLASHFITRLRRYASFCRTLASHAVTAGTSGNRNMVVSPTQSAGTPGPAQGGQNGTASSTTSTPIQAWVQGAIAKISSTSDGPTTAPSPVTGPSTFMPISINTGTFPGTPAVRLIGDCHFLHRLCQLLLFCFFFRRIHLPRFLGAPQRNPDSAVNKPHPGAVGKVEEISSGPTKVPSSLGRSDELTVSRVSQVGSGAKGSEDGPGNRSRYGSGNAGQGYTFDEVKVLFLILMDLCKRTSGLAHPLPISQVGSSNIQVRLHYIDGNYTVLPEVVEASLGPHMQNMPRPRGADAAGLLLRELELHPPAEEWHRRNTFGGPWSDPDDLGPDDSSRMNTSTDPASFSSADSGDVHHEAQRLWPKRRRMSERDAAFGLNTSVGLGAYLGIMGSRRDVVTAVWKTGLEGVWYKCIRCLRQTSAFNSQQGGNGNTSTQNERETWWISRWVHGCPMCGGTWVRVV; encoded by the exons ATGAGTGCCTCTTCTGGCCCTGTTAATAATAACAAAGACTCCGAAGAAGAATTTTCATCATCTGGTGCTACACCTGTCACTGCTACACCTGTTACTGATCCTTCTGACGGTCCTATTGTTGTTACTGATTCCGGTGGTGCTGGAGACGATACTGATATGGTGGATAAAGGTGGTGGAACTGCCGGAGATCCGATGGATGAGGATAACGTTAATCCGGCGACGGTGTTTTGCATTAGGCTTAAACAGCCTAGGTCTAATTTGTTGTATAAAATGAGTGTTCCTGAACTCTGTCGTAATTTTAG TGCCGTTGCGTGGTGTGGAAAGCTAAATGCCATAGCATGTGCATCAGAGACTTGTGCACGTATACCGAG TTCTAATGCAAATCCACCATTTTGGATTCCAATACATATCGTGATCCCTGAACGACCTACCGAGTCAACCGTATTTAATGTCATAGCAG ATTCTCCACGTGATTCAGTTCAGTTTATTGAATGGTCGCCTTCGTCTTGCCCTCGTGCCTTGCTAATTGCTAATTTTCATGGGCGGATAACTATATGGACACAACCTTCACAT GGATCAGATAGCTTGGTTCAGGATGCTAGCTGTTGGCAGCGGGCTCATGAGTGGCGGCAGGATATCGCAGTTGTTACAAAGTGGCTATCTGGGGTGTCTCCT tataggTGGCTTTCCTCAAGATCAAGTACTTCTACAAAGTCAACATTTGAAGAAAAGTTTCTATCACAACAACCTCAAACTCCAG CTGGATGGCCAAACTTTCTTTGTGTATGCTCTGTCTTCTCTTCTGGATCAATTCAGCTTCACTGGTCTCAATGGTCATCAAACCGTAGTGTCACATCTAAATGGTTTTGTACAAGTAAAGGTCTTTTAGGAGCTGGACCTAGTGGCATAATGGCGGCCGATGCAATAGTTACAGATTCCGGCGCCTTGCATGTAGCCGGAGTTCCAATTGTAAACCCGTCTACCGTTGTTGTATGGGAGGTTAGCCCGGGTCCCGGTAATGGATTCCAAGCCACTCCAAAAACTACTACAAGCAATGGGATCCCGCCTTCACTTAATCCACCTGTATGGGACGGGTTTGCATCGTTGGCCTCGTACTTGTTTAGCTGGCAGGAGTATTTGTTTTTAGAAGCTAAACAAGGGAAGAAACAGACAGAACAAGATTATAGTGACATGATTGCACTTCATTGTTCTCCTGTTTCGAATTTTTCTGCGTATGTGAGTCCTGAAGCTTCGGCTCAGTCTGCAGCAACAACTACTTGGGGTTCGGGTGTCACAGCGGTTGCGTTTGACCCGACTTGTGGTGGGTCTGTAATTGCTATTGTGATTGTTGAAG GGCAGTACATGTCTCCTTATGACCCAGATGAGGGCCCTTCAATTACTGGTTGGAGAGTTCAACGCTGGGAATCCTCTTTAGAACCCGTTGTTCTGCATCCCATATTTGGTAATCCCACATCCAGTTTTGGTGGTCAACCACCCATGCAAACGGTATGGgtcacaaaagtcaacaaaagcatCCCAGCCACCGATCATTTCAAAACCAACCAAACAGGTGGTATCACAGGTTTAGCTTCCGAGGGTCTAAACGCATCCGATTCCGACACTGAGAAGGCAAAACGGGTAGTTTTTGACCCATTCGATTTACCAAGTGATGTTAGAACTCTTGCACGTATAGTCTATTCTGCTCATGGCGGTGAAGTTGCTGTTGCTTTTTTACGAGGTGGGGTCCACATCTTTTCTGGGTCTAGTTTTACAGCTGTGGACAACTATCAGATCAATGTTGTTTCTGCAATTGCTTCTCCTGCGTTTTCCTCTACAAGTTGCTGTTCTGCTACTGTTTGGCATGATACAATCAGGGATTGCACTATGTTGAAGATAGTTCGTGTTCTTCCTCCTGCTGTTTCAAGCAGTCAAGTGAAAACGAACTCCTCAACATGGGAACGTGCAATTGCAGAAAG GTTTTGGTGGAGTCTTATGGTTGGAGTTGATTGGTGGGATGCTGTAGGCTGTACGCAGAGTGCTGCTGAGGATGGCATTG TTTCACTAAACAATGTGATCGCGGTTCTGGACGCGGATTTTCATTCTCTTCCTTCCACTCAGCACAGACAGCAATATGGCCCT GGATTAGACAGGATAAAATGCAGACTATTAGAAGGTACAAATGCACAGGAAGTAAGAGCAATGGTGCTTGATATGCAAGCAAGACTATTACTAGATATGTTAGGAAAAGGAATAGAATCGGCTTTGATTAATCCTTCAGCTCTAGTAGTTGAGCCATGGCTAGCATCTGGCGAGACATTAAACAGTCTTGACCATGAATCAATGGCTGTTGACCCTGCACTTGTGTTAAACGTCCAG GCATATGTTGATGCTGTGCTTGATTTAGCCTCACATTTCATTACACGCTTGCGTCGTTATGCCAGTTTTTGTCGTACACTGGCAAGTCATGCTGTAACTGCTGGTACAAGTGGTAACCGGAACATGGTGGTTAGTCCTACCCAAAGTGCTGGCACCCCTGGACCTGCACAGG GTGGTCAGAATGGTACTGCAAGTTCTACTACAAGTACTCCTATTCAAGCATGGGTACAAGGAGCTATTGCAAAGATCAGTAGCACTTCTGATGGGCCTACTACTGCTCCCAGCCCAGTTACTGGCCCATCTACATTTATGCCCATAAGTATAAACACCGGAACCTTCCCAGGAACGCCAGCTGTCAGGCTTATCGGGGACTGCCATTTTCTTCATAGATTATGCCAACTTTTATTGTTTTGTTTTTTCTTTCGACGAATACACCTACCCCGGTTTCTAGGGGCTCCTCAAAGGAACCCTGATTCAGCTGTGAATAAACCTCATCCTGGTGCTGTTGGAAAGGTTGAAGAAATCAGCTCTGGTCCTACAAAAGTGCCTTCGAGTTTGGGTCGATCGGATGAGTTGACTGTTTCTCGGGTCAGTCAAGTTGGGTCAGGAGCAAAAGGGTCTGAAGATGGACCGGGAAATAGGTCTAGATATGGTTCTGGAAATGCTGGTCAAGGATACACATTCGACGAG GTAAAGGTTCTGTTTCTTATACTAATGGATCTTTGTAAACGGACGTCAGGTCTGGCCCACCCGTTGCCTATTTCTCAGGTAGGGAGCAGTAACATCCAAGTTCGTCTCCATTACATAGATGGAAACTACACCGTTTTACCAGAGGTTGTTGAAGCATCACTTGGCCCGCATATGCAG AATATGCCCCGGCCTAGAGGTGCAGATGCAGCCGGTTTGTTACTCAGAGAGTTAGAACTGCATCCTCCAGCTGAAGAATGGCATAGACGGAACACATTTGGTGGGCCCTGGTCTGACCCAGATGATTTGGGTCCTGATGATTCTTCAAGGATGAACACAAGTACGGATCCTGCTAGTTTCAGTTCAGCTGATAGTGGTGATGTTCATCATGAAGCCCAACGCTTGTGGCCAAAAAGACGAAGGATGTCAGAGAGAGATGCAGCTTTTGGGTTGAACACGTCAGTGGGGCTGGGAGCGTATCTTGGGATAATGGGGTCCCGCCGAGACGTGGTAACTGCTGTCTGGAAAACTGGTCTCGAAGGAGTCTGGTACAAG TGTATAAGATGTTTGCGGCAGACTTCGGCTTTTAATTCACAACAAGGTGGGAACGGTAACACATCTACTCAAAATGAGCGGGAAACGTGGTGGATCAGCCGCTGGGTTCATGGTTGTCCCATGTGTGGAGGGACTTGGGTTCGTGTTGTATAG